The Staphylococcus haemolyticus region ATATTGAAAAATATGTATTTACCGAAGTAGCATTGAAAAATAAAGGAATTAAAATACTACCATTTAATGCAGATAATATTAAAGAAGGGATGGTAGTAATACAAGGTAATGCGTTTCCAGATACTCATGAAGAAATTGTTAAAGCGCATGATTTAAAATTAGATGTTATTCGCTATCATGACTTCTTAGGTCATGTAATTGATCAATATACATCAGTTGCAGTTACAGGTGCTCACGGAAAAACGTCAACAACTGGTTTATTATCACATGTTATGAATGGTGATAAAAAAACGTCATTCTTGATTGGTGATGGAACTGGTATGGGATTACCTGCGAGCGATTATTTTGCATTTGAAGCATGTGAATATCGTCGACATTTCCTAAGTTATCATCCAGATTATGCAATTATGACAAATATTGACTTCGATCATCCTGATTACTTCAAAGATATTGATGATGTAGCAAGTGCTTTCCAAAGCATGGCGCACAATGTCAAAAAAGCAATTATTGCTTGGGGTGATGATGATCATCTAAGACAACTTAAAGCTGATGTTCCAATTTATTACTATGGATTAAATAAAAATGATGATATTTACGCAGATAACATTCAAATCACGGATAAAGGCACTCAATTTGATGTTTATGTTAATGGTGAATATTATGATCAATTTTTATCACCTCAGTACGGTGATCATAATATCCAAAATGCATTAGCTGTTATCGCAATTAGTTACCTAGAAAAGATGGACGTTAACAACATTAAAGAGGCATTAGAAACATTTGGTGGTGTAAAACGTCGCTTTAATGAAACAAATGTTGCTAATCAAGTATTAGTAGACGATTATGCTCACCATCCAAGAGAAATTAGTGCTACAATTGAAACAGCACGTAAAAAATATCCAAATAAAGATATTGTGGCAGTTTTCCAACCACATACTTTCTCAAGAACACAAGCCTTCTTAGATGAATTTGCAACATCATTAAGTAAAGCGGACCATGTTTATTTATGTGAAATATTTGGTTCCATTCGTGAAAATACTGGCGATTTAACGATTCAAGATTTGATAAATCGTATTGACGGATCTGCGCTTATCGAAGAAAATAATATTGACGTATTAGATCAATTTGATAATGCAGTCATCTTATTCATGGGTGCTGGTGACATTCAAAAGTTACAACGTGCATATGAAGAACATGTCGGCATGACAAATGAATTTTAATATGTTTATATATAATTATGTTGGGTATTTATAATTAATAGCTTTTATTTAAAAGTAAATGGTAATTAGGAGGCGTTTTTAATGGATTGGATTTTACCAATTGCTGGAATTATCGCTGCGATTGCATTTTTAGTATTATGTATTGGAATCGTTGTTGTTTTAATTTCAGTTAAAAAGAATTTAGATCACGTTGCTAAAACACTTGATGGTGTTGAAGGCCAAGTTCAAGGTATTACTCGTGAAACAACTGATTTACTTCACAAAGCTAATCGCTTAACTGAAGATATTCAAGGAAAAGTTGAACGTTTAAACTCTGTTGTCGATGGTGTTAAAGGCATCGGTGATTCAGTACAAAACTTAAATGGTTCAGTTGATCGTGTAACTAACTCAATTACACATAATATTTCTCAAAATGAAGATAAAATTTCTCAAGTAGTTCAATGGTCAAATGTTGCAATGGAAATTGCTGACAAATGGCAAAATAGACACTACCGTAGAGGAAGTGCAAACTACAGAAACACATCTGTAGGTAATGATGCAAATCATTCTAACGAAAATTACACTACTAACGTTGAGAAAAACTTTTAATATGATTCAATCAAATGCACTTAAATGAGGTTTTTACTTATTTAAGTGCTTTTCTTATAGGAGGAGTTAATATGAGCAAGAAATATAATCGCGACGCATTTGAAACTACAAATTCTGGTAATGATTTACATGGAAAAGGTGCTAATCAACAAGACAACACATCACAATCAAATGCGACAAAGCATTATGACAGAGATTCATTTGCAACATCTAATACAGGTAGTGATTTGCATGGACAAGGTGCTAATCAACAAGATAGTGCAGCACAATCAAATGCGACAAAACATTACAACAGAGATGAATTTGAAAAAAATAATTTTGGTCATGATTTACATGATAATGGACCAAACCAAAAAAATGGTAAATCTAGACAAGGTTTAAATACAGAACATTATAATAGAGACGAGTTTGTGACTAACAACACTGGTAAAGATTTACACGGTCAAGGTGAAAATCAAAATTCTAATAATTATGATGTTTCAAATTCTCAATATAGTCACAACAAGTTCAGTTCTCATCCTTCACGTAAGGACTTTGTAATTAGTTTTATTACAGGTGCTTTAATCGGTTCAGCTGTAGGTTTATTTTATAAAAATAAAGCTGAAGAAAAAATTGATGGTGCGAAGACTAAAGAAAAAGAATTGAGAAATCGTTACCAAAATATTAAGCAACAAACTGAAAGTAACATCGAAAATGTTAAGCAAAAAATTGATGACTTTAAAAACAGAGACAATTCAGAAGTTAGCAATGATGAACTTGTAGCTCAACAAAATGCAATCAAAGCTGAAACGTCGAATAATTTAGCAGATCAATCACCACAAGCGCAAGAAATACAAGAAGCTAAAGCTGAAGCTAAAAAAGATTCAAAATCGAAAGAAATTAGTGCTACAGAATTAGCTGCACAACAAAATGCAATCAAAGCTGAAACGTCAGATGATTTATCAGACCAATCACCACAAGCACAAGAAATACAAGAAGCTAAAGCTGATGAAATTCAGAATTTAAGAAATAATGAAGATAATAGTGCTGAAGAAATTGTAGCTCAACAAAACGCAATTAAAGCTGAAACGTCAGATGATTTATCAGACAAGTCACCACAAGCGATAGAAATACAAGAAGCTAAAGCTGAAACAGAGAAAGAAGAAGAAAATGAACCTAAAGAGGTTAAGGTTAGTGCAACTGAATTAACAGCACAACAAAATGCAGTAAAAGTTGAATCATCAAATAATAATTTATCAGATTCTTCAATTAAGGATAATGCAAGCCATAATAAACATGTTACTGCGAAAAATCTAGCATCAGCTGCTAAAACAAAAAAAAGTAAATTAGATAATGACTTAAACGTAGCCAATAAAACAAAAACTTTATTAGAAGAGCCTTCTGTTGCTAAATCAATTGGTAATAAAACTGTACCTAATTTAGTAACAAAAAATAATAATACTTTTAACAATGATGAAGATCAAGTTAAAAATAATCAAGCTCACGCTACTTCTAAATTTGAAAATGGTGTTATCACACACGATACAAAATCAAACAATGAAAAATCAACAGGGAATAGTAAGCAATCACAAAACGAACCAAAAGCTAAAAATAAAACACCTAAACAACAACAAAGAGCTGAAAAAGCTAAAAGTAAAATAGATAAACGTACTTTTAATGATTAATGATACTTTAACTTATTGATTAAGTTAATATTCATTCATTATATGGAGTGGATTCAGAAATCTATATATATTAGATTTTTGATTCGCTCCATTTTTTATATCGAAAACGATTAATTAAACATTTCACAATAATAATTAGATAATTCATAAATTTTAGAAAATTTTTGGACTTCTAAGGTTGAACTATTATTTTTAAATTGTTAGAATATTATCTAACTAATATTATTTTATCGCTTTAAAGTAATATAATTGATTAAGTAACTTTTATTGAGGTGAGTAGTAATGTCAACGAAATTAGAACAATACAGAGAAGAAATTGTTTCGATTAATAATCAAATTTTAGAATTATTATCTAAACGTGGAGAGTTAGCTCAAAAGATTGGTGAAGAAAAAATAAAACAAGGCACAAAAGTTTATGATCCACAGCGCGAAAAGGAAATGATTAATGAATTAATGGATCGTAACCAAGGACCTTTTAATGATAATGTTATTAAGCAATTATTCAAAGAAATCTTCAAAGCGTCAACTGACTTGCAAAAATCTGAGAATGAAAAACATCTATATGTATCACGTAAATTAAAACCTGAAGATACAATTGTTAAATTTGACAACGGTGGCATTATTGGCGATGGGAATAAATCATTTGTATTCGGTCCTTGTTCGGTAGAATCTCAAGAACAGGTGGATGCAGTTGCAAAAGATTTGCAAGCTAGGGGAGAAAAATTTATTCGTGGTGGCGCATTTAAACCTCGTACATCACCTTATGATTTCCAAGGTTTAGGCATTGAAGGACTTAAAATTTTAAAAAATGTTAAAGATAAATTCGGTCTAAATGTTGTTAGTGAAATTGTAAATCCTGCTGATTTTGAAGTTGCTGATGAATACCTAGATGTATTTCAAATTGGCGCGCGTAACATGCAAAACTTTGAATTACTGAAAGAAGCTGGCAGAACCAATAAACCTATCCTATTAAAAAGAGGATTGTCTGCCACTATTGAGGAATTTACTTTTGCAGCTGAATATATTGCATCACAAGGGAATAAAAATATTATCCTGTGTGAAAGAGGCATCCGTACTTATGAAAAAGCAACACGTAATACTCTAGATATATCTGCTGTTCCAATTTTAAAACAAGGAACGCATTTACCTGTAATGGTAGATGTAACGCATAGCACAGGACGCAAAGATATTATGTTACCAACTGCAAAAGCTGCTTTAGCTGTTGGTGCAGATGGTGTAATGGCAGAAGTTCATCCAGACCCATCTGTTGCACTAAGTGATAGTGGTCAACAAATGGATTTAAATGAATTTGATCAATTTTACAATGAATTAAAACCATTAGCTGAATTATATAATTCAAAAAAATTAAAATAATAAGTTCACCTAATAAGATAATTGATATACATGAGCTATTCGTTTTACTGAATTATAAGTATGTTTTATAATACTTATTCTGGTAATAATGAATAGCTCTTTAAATTGTCAAACTTTAGCTATTCAATTTATTAATCAACGATTTCATTTTTATTTAATAATATGACAAATCACTCTTTTGTAATTAAAATAATATAAAATATGACATAAATGTGAAATTATTAACAATAGGTTTGAATGAAAGCGATTTTGTGGTAAACTTTGAAAATGAAATGAAAACACGTTATAATAACAAATAAAACGCTTACAAGGAGGAAATTATGACAGTAACTATTTATGATGTTGCTAGAGAGGCCCGAGTATCTATGGCAACCGTTTCACGAGTAGTGAATGGTAATCAAAATGTTAAACCTGAAACTAGAAAAAAAGTTAATGAAGTAATCAAAAGATTAAATTATCGACCAAACGCTGTTGCAAGAGGACTAGCTAGTAAACGAACAACAACAGTAGGCGTTATCATTCCTGACATATCCAATATCTATTATTCTCAATTAGCTCGTGGTATTGAGGATATAGCAACAATGTACAAATATCATTCTATAATTTCTAACTCAGATAATGATTCTGAAAAAGAAAAAGAAATATTTAATAATTTATTAAGTAAACAAGTAGATGGTATTATCTTTTTAGGTGGAACGATTTCTGATGAAATTAAAGATTTAATTAATCAATCATCTGTTCCAGTCGTTGTATCAGGTACGAATGGAAAAGATGACAATATCGCTTCCGTTAATATCGATTTCAAAACTGCAGCAATGGAAATTACTGAGCAACTAATTCAATCAGGTGCTAAAGAATTTGCATTAGTAAGCGGTGATTACTCTAAAAAAGCTCAAGAAGATGTATTTAATGGTCTTAAAGAAGTAGTGGATTGTCATCAATTAAAATTAAATGAAACTGTGCAATTCTCTGGATCTGAAAGTTATAAAGACGGCATTAAAGTATTCGAGGATTTGAAAGGGAATTTACCTGATGCCATTTTATCAATAAGTGATGAACAGGCAATAGGTATTATGCATAGTGCATTAGATGCTGGTATTAGAGTACCAGAAGATTTACAAATTGTTAGCTTCAACAATACACGATTAGTAGAGATGGTAAGACCAAAACTATCTAGTGTTATTCAACCATTATATGATATCGGTGCTGTAGGTATGCGTTTATTAACAAAATATATGAACGAAGAAGAAATTGAAGAACCTAATGTTATTTTACCTCACCGTATTGAATACAGAGGTACAACCAAAGACTAGTAGTAAAAAAATAATTTATTATTAATAGTTACAATTTCAACACATATTAACTGACTAACAGAGAAGGTATGTTATAAACTTTTAAGTTATAGTTGTTTTAAGGGAGCGGTATGATGATTTTAAAATTAAATCATCATACCGCTCCCTTAGTGTGTATACCAATGAACGATTCTACTTGCTCGTTCGTTGTTTTTCTGTGAGATTTCATATGTTCTGGGTATTGTTTGATAGTCGCGATAATCTTCTGTCC contains the following coding sequences:
- a CDS encoding bifunctional 3-deoxy-7-phosphoheptulonate synthase/chorismate mutase, giving the protein MSTKLEQYREEIVSINNQILELLSKRGELAQKIGEEKIKQGTKVYDPQREKEMINELMDRNQGPFNDNVIKQLFKEIFKASTDLQKSENEKHLYVSRKLKPEDTIVKFDNGGIIGDGNKSFVFGPCSVESQEQVDAVAKDLQARGEKFIRGGAFKPRTSPYDFQGLGIEGLKILKNVKDKFGLNVVSEIVNPADFEVADEYLDVFQIGARNMQNFELLKEAGRTNKPILLKRGLSATIEEFTFAAEYIASQGNKNIILCERGIRTYEKATRNTLDISAVPILKQGTHLPVMVDVTHSTGRKDIMLPTAKAALAVGADGVMAEVHPDPSVALSDSGQQMDLNEFDQFYNELKPLAELYNSKKLK
- the murC gene encoding UDP-N-acetylmuramate--L-alanine ligase; this encodes MTHYHFVGIKGAGMSSLAQIMHDLGHEVQGSDIEKYVFTEVALKNKGIKILPFNADNIKEGMVVIQGNAFPDTHEEIVKAHDLKLDVIRYHDFLGHVIDQYTSVAVTGAHGKTSTTGLLSHVMNGDKKTSFLIGDGTGMGLPASDYFAFEACEYRRHFLSYHPDYAIMTNIDFDHPDYFKDIDDVASAFQSMAHNVKKAIIAWGDDDHLRQLKADVPIYYYGLNKNDDIYADNIQITDKGTQFDVYVNGEYYDQFLSPQYGDHNIQNALAVIAISYLEKMDVNNIKEALETFGGVKRRFNETNVANQVLVDDYAHHPREISATIETARKKYPNKDIVAVFQPHTFSRTQAFLDEFATSLSKADHVYLCEIFGSIRENTGDLTIQDLINRIDGSALIEENNIDVLDQFDNAVILFMGAGDIQKLQRAYEEHVGMTNEF
- the ccpA gene encoding catabolite control protein A, with translation MTVTIYDVAREARVSMATVSRVVNGNQNVKPETRKKVNEVIKRLNYRPNAVARGLASKRTTTVGVIIPDISNIYYSQLARGIEDIATMYKYHSIISNSDNDSEKEKEIFNNLLSKQVDGIIFLGGTISDEIKDLINQSSVPVVVSGTNGKDDNIASVNIDFKTAAMEITEQLIQSGAKEFALVSGDYSKKAQEDVFNGLKEVVDCHQLKLNETVQFSGSESYKDGIKVFEDLKGNLPDAILSISDEQAIGIMHSALDAGIRVPEDLQIVSFNNTRLVEMVRPKLSSVIQPLYDIGAVGMRLLTKYMNEEEIEEPNVILPHRIEYRGTTKD
- a CDS encoding YtxH domain-containing protein, whose amino-acid sequence is MSKKYNRDAFETTNSGNDLHGKGANQQDNTSQSNATKHYDRDSFATSNTGSDLHGQGANQQDSAAQSNATKHYNRDEFEKNNFGHDLHDNGPNQKNGKSRQGLNTEHYNRDEFVTNNTGKDLHGQGENQNSNNYDVSNSQYSHNKFSSHPSRKDFVISFITGALIGSAVGLFYKNKAEEKIDGAKTKEKELRNRYQNIKQQTESNIENVKQKIDDFKNRDNSEVSNDELVAQQNAIKAETSNNLADQSPQAQEIQEAKAEAKKDSKSKEISATELAAQQNAIKAETSDDLSDQSPQAQEIQEAKADEIQNLRNNEDNSAEEIVAQQNAIKAETSDDLSDKSPQAIEIQEAKAETEKEEENEPKEVKVSATELTAQQNAVKVESSNNNLSDSSIKDNASHNKHVTAKNLASAAKTKKSKLDNDLNVANKTKTLLEEPSVAKSIGNKTVPNLVTKNNNTFNNDEDQVKNNQAHATSKFENGVITHDTKSNNEKSTGNSKQSQNEPKAKNKTPKQQQRAEKAKSKIDKRTFND
- a CDS encoding DUF948 domain-containing protein, producing MDWILPIAGIIAAIAFLVLCIGIVVVLISVKKNLDHVAKTLDGVEGQVQGITRETTDLLHKANRLTEDIQGKVERLNSVVDGVKGIGDSVQNLNGSVDRVTNSITHNISQNEDKISQVVQWSNVAMEIADKWQNRHYRRGSANYRNTSVGNDANHSNENYTTNVEKNF